The following are encoded in a window of Cryobacterium sp. CG_9.6 genomic DNA:
- a CDS encoding metallophosphoesterase, whose amino-acid sequence MADIQLGQYPAASHLIVHLSDTHFLDDEALLYGAVNTDSALHRALAQLDRSGRHPDAIVITGDVADRGEAGAYRRVRGVVEQAATRWGAEVLWVMGNHDKRETFRTELLREEAGDGPIDRVAFVNGLRIISLDTSVPGYHHGELSTAQLDWLAAELSEEAPHGTLLALHHPPIPTPLALMTVLELREQSKLAHVIRGTDVRAILGGHLHYSTHGIFAGIPVSVAAALCYTMDLSAPQRELLGVNGGQSLGLVHVYDDQIVHSILPVGTFDTVTHFPSSYLDTIEALTPTERTESFSRQV is encoded by the coding sequence ATGGCAGACATCCAACTGGGGCAATATCCGGCAGCGAGCCACCTGATTGTTCACCTCAGCGACACCCATTTTCTCGACGATGAGGCTCTGCTTTACGGTGCCGTCAACACCGACAGTGCGCTGCATCGCGCCCTCGCTCAGCTCGACCGCTCCGGGCGGCACCCCGACGCTATCGTCATCACCGGCGACGTCGCCGACCGCGGCGAAGCGGGTGCCTACCGACGCGTGCGCGGCGTCGTCGAGCAGGCTGCTACCCGGTGGGGCGCCGAGGTGCTGTGGGTAATGGGGAACCACGATAAGCGCGAGACGTTTCGAACCGAGCTGCTGCGCGAAGAGGCCGGTGACGGCCCGATAGACCGTGTTGCCTTCGTGAACGGCCTGCGCATCATCTCCCTCGATACCAGCGTGCCCGGCTACCATCACGGCGAACTCTCTACTGCGCAGTTGGATTGGCTGGCCGCCGAACTGAGCGAAGAGGCACCCCACGGCACCCTGCTCGCCCTGCATCATCCGCCTATCCCCACACCGCTGGCGCTCATGACCGTGCTCGAGCTTCGCGAGCAGTCGAAGCTCGCCCACGTGATCCGCGGCACCGACGTGCGAGCAATTCTGGGCGGACACCTGCACTACTCCACGCACGGAATATTCGCCGGAATTCCCGTGTCAGTGGCCGCAGCACTCTGTTACACCATGGATCTGAGCGCCCCCCAGCGTGAACTCCTCGGTGTGAACGGCGGCCAGTCACTGGGCCTCGTGCACGTTTACGACGATCAGATTGTGCACTCGATCCTGCCGGTAGGCACCTTCGACACGGTCACGCATTTTCCCAGCTCCTATCTCGACACCATCGAGGCGCTCACTCCCACGGAGCGCACCGAATCTTTTTCACGGCAGGTCTGA
- the dprA gene encoding DNA-processing protein DprA, whose translation MSIFGLPDQQVRALATPVRSDETTDAGVPAPWAEIFARAAWTGIAEPGDGLAGLVVNSLGATTGLTAVLEGWAPARVAAVLIDAGYDDSEDELGTRLDQGLLRWRPRLNSVEVERSLAQAARVGARLLLPTDALWPRSLNDLLAHTPLALWWRGTEAALASIPQSIALVGARAATGYGEHVAMEAAAGLVDRGFTIVSGAAYGIDGTAHRTALASHGSTVAFLAGGVDRFYPAGHDGLLAKIATDGAVLSELACGSAPTKWRFLQRNRLIAAASLATVVLEAGWRSGSLNTASHAATLGRPLGAVPGPVTSPTSAGCHRLIREFDAVCVTTAAEMAELVGERSVQVPLDYAEADGSTSDPEARTSDQVRVFDALSGRLPRPLPDIARRAGLSTSAVRAALGALDVDGVVGERGAGWVRLH comes from the coding sequence GTGAGCATCTTTGGACTACCCGACCAGCAGGTGCGGGCGCTCGCCACGCCGGTGCGCAGCGACGAGACGACGGATGCCGGTGTGCCGGCCCCGTGGGCCGAGATCTTCGCCCGTGCGGCCTGGACCGGCATCGCCGAACCCGGAGATGGCCTGGCCGGACTCGTGGTCAACAGTCTCGGCGCCACCACGGGCCTGACGGCGGTTCTTGAGGGGTGGGCACCGGCGCGGGTCGCAGCGGTACTGATCGACGCTGGTTACGACGACTCCGAGGATGAGCTCGGCACCAGACTGGACCAGGGGCTGCTCCGCTGGCGGCCACGACTCAATTCGGTGGAGGTGGAGCGCTCACTGGCACAGGCCGCACGCGTCGGCGCCCGACTTTTGTTGCCCACCGATGCCCTCTGGCCCCGGTCGCTCAACGATCTGCTGGCCCACACGCCGCTGGCCCTCTGGTGGCGGGGTACCGAAGCGGCGCTGGCGAGCATCCCGCAGTCGATCGCCCTGGTGGGTGCCCGCGCCGCTACCGGCTACGGCGAGCACGTGGCCATGGAAGCGGCCGCGGGGCTGGTTGACCGCGGCTTCACCATTGTGTCCGGTGCGGCCTACGGGATCGACGGCACAGCGCATCGCACCGCCCTCGCCAGCCACGGAAGCACCGTGGCTTTTCTCGCCGGGGGAGTCGACCGCTTCTATCCCGCCGGACATGACGGCCTTCTCGCTAAAATCGCCACCGACGGCGCTGTGCTGTCTGAACTGGCCTGTGGCTCAGCACCAACGAAGTGGAGATTTTTGCAACGCAATCGGTTGATCGCGGCGGCGAGCCTCGCCACGGTGGTGCTTGAAGCGGGCTGGCGATCAGGGTCGCTCAACACGGCCAGCCACGCCGCCACACTCGGCCGTCCGCTGGGAGCGGTTCCGGGGCCCGTAACCTCGCCAACCTCGGCCGGCTGCCACCGACTTATTCGAGAATTCGATGCCGTCTGCGTCACCACGGCCGCCGAAATGGCCGAGCTCGTGGGGGAGCGCTCGGTTCAGGTTCCACTGGATTATGCCGAAGCGGATGGCTCCACCAGTGACCCAGAAGCACGAACCAGCGACCAGGTTCGGGTATTCGACGCCCTGAGCGGCCGACTGCCGCGGCCGTTGCCGGACATCGCGCGCCGGGCCGGCCTGTCGACATCGGCAGTGCGCGCCGCGTTAGGAGCACTCGACGTGGATGGTGTCGTCGGTGAGCGCGGGGCCGGCTGGGTGCGACTGCACTAG
- a CDS encoding YifB family Mg chelatase-like AAA ATPase has translation MPLARTHAVALLGLSGALVEVEADISAQLPAMIIIGLPDAALSQATQRVRAAAANSGCPLTTHRLTVALSPAALPKHGAGFDLAIALACLAADRVVSAESVGSVVHFGELALDGRLRPTPGILPGVVAAARLGNTTVMVPAGNADEAALVPGVNVVGVASLRDAAIWHGATLPTRPVEAIQQPNDPSALGPELDLVDVIGNDDAILALQVAAAGRHHVFLLGPPGAGKTMLAARLPGLLPDLGAVASLEVSSLRSLGERGLGSALITRPPFEAPHHTITAAAMVGGGTGQIRPGAASRASHGVLFLDEAPEFASAVLDALRQPLESGTISIHRANAIAHFPARFQLVLAANPCPCGQYGAGDLECACPPNSRRRYLARLSGPLLDRIDIQLGVQRITAAQLRLSTDSVRIDSAQARSRVVDARAAAAERLRHTPWEFNSQVPGPWLRGADARLDLKTTAPLDRALERGGITMRGYDRVLRVAWSVADLEGADRPGAEHVGLALYLRKGMTP, from the coding sequence ATGCCGCTGGCGCGAACCCACGCCGTGGCCCTGCTCGGTCTGTCCGGTGCGCTGGTGGAGGTTGAGGCCGACATCTCCGCCCAGCTTCCGGCCATGATCATCATTGGGCTTCCCGATGCCGCGCTGTCGCAGGCCACGCAGCGCGTGCGCGCGGCGGCAGCCAACTCCGGGTGCCCGCTCACCACCCACCGCCTCACGGTGGCTCTCTCCCCGGCCGCGCTGCCCAAGCACGGCGCCGGCTTCGACCTCGCCATTGCGCTCGCCTGCCTCGCCGCCGACCGGGTGGTGTCCGCCGAGTCGGTGGGATCGGTCGTGCACTTTGGCGAACTTGCCCTCGATGGCCGGCTGCGTCCCACTCCGGGTATTTTGCCGGGCGTCGTGGCCGCTGCGCGCTTGGGGAACACAACCGTCATGGTTCCCGCCGGAAACGCCGACGAGGCGGCGCTGGTCCCCGGGGTGAACGTGGTGGGTGTCGCCTCGCTGCGAGACGCAGCCATCTGGCACGGGGCAACACTGCCGACGCGTCCGGTGGAGGCGATTCAGCAGCCGAACGACCCGTCGGCCCTCGGCCCTGAACTCGACCTTGTCGACGTGATCGGCAACGACGACGCCATCCTGGCCCTGCAGGTGGCGGCCGCCGGCCGACACCATGTCTTTCTGCTCGGCCCGCCCGGCGCGGGCAAGACGATGCTTGCCGCCCGGCTCCCCGGCCTTCTCCCTGACCTGGGTGCGGTCGCATCGCTGGAGGTGAGCTCGCTCCGCTCCCTCGGCGAACGGGGCCTGGGTTCTGCGCTGATCACCCGGCCACCGTTCGAAGCGCCGCACCACACGATCACGGCGGCGGCGATGGTGGGCGGTGGAACGGGGCAGATTCGACCCGGAGCCGCCTCGCGGGCCTCCCACGGGGTGTTGTTTCTGGATGAAGCTCCCGAGTTCGCGAGTGCCGTGCTCGATGCCCTGCGTCAGCCGCTCGAATCGGGCACCATCAGCATCCACCGTGCCAACGCGATCGCGCACTTCCCGGCCCGATTCCAACTCGTTCTGGCCGCCAACCCCTGCCCGTGTGGCCAGTATGGCGCCGGTGATCTGGAATGCGCCTGCCCACCCAACTCGAGGCGACGCTATTTGGCTCGACTGTCGGGACCGCTCCTTGACCGCATTGATATTCAGCTCGGTGTGCAGCGCATCACCGCGGCCCAGTTGCGGCTCTCCACCGACAGCGTGCGCATTGACAGTGCCCAGGCGCGTAGCCGGGTGGTGGACGCCCGCGCGGCAGCAGCGGAACGCCTCCGCCACACCCCGTGGGAGTTCAACTCACAGGTACCGGGTCCCTGGCTGCGCGGCGCCGACGCCCGACTGGACCTTAAGACCACGGCCCCGCTTGATCGTGCGCTCGAACGCGGTGGTATCACCATGCGGGGATATGACCGGGTGCTTCGTGTTGCCTGGTCGGTTGCAGATTTGGAGGGCGCCGACCGACCCGGTGCCGAACACGTGGGACTCGCACTCTACCTACGAAAGGGAATGACACCGTGA
- a CDS encoding YraN family protein yields MARKDQLGRYGEDCAAAYLVAEGYSVIDRNWRCPDGEVDLIVERGAEVVFVEVKTRSSVSFGHPFEAITAEKLARMRRLAGLWCSQAQVWPAHIRVDAIAVIAARGREPVIEHLQGVF; encoded by the coding sequence GTGGCACGCAAAGACCAACTCGGCAGGTACGGAGAAGACTGCGCTGCCGCCTACCTCGTTGCTGAGGGATATTCGGTGATCGACCGCAACTGGCGGTGCCCCGACGGCGAGGTTGACCTCATCGTGGAGCGCGGTGCAGAGGTGGTATTCGTTGAGGTGAAAACGCGCAGCAGCGTGAGCTTTGGGCATCCGTTTGAGGCGATCACCGCGGAAAAGCTCGCCCGAATGCGTCGCCTGGCGGGCCTCTGGTGCTCCCAGGCGCAGGTGTGGCCGGCACACATTCGGGTGGATGCGATCGCGGTGATCGCCGCACGGGGACGAGAACCCGTCATTGAACATCTGCAGGGCGTGTTCTGA
- a CDS encoding alcohol dehydrogenase catalytic domain-containing protein, which translates to MTTATMLSTILRDAGSTRPYAQSAPLTFEQIPVPAPRAGELLVKIERASLCHSDLSVIDGSRIRPLPMALGHEAAGIVTGIGAGVTDVAVGDHVVLVFVPSCGDCRSCRAGRPALCHRGALVNGTGDLLHGDAVLRSGSGDRVSHHLGVSAFSQYAVVARESAVVIAADVPFDVAAMFGCAALTGIGAVLNTGALTEGQSVIVFGLGAVGLMAVMAAAQVAGTTVIAIDPLPEKQALALRCGATWAGAPEHAVSLVAEHAGDGVDLAIEAVGNSRVTEACLGLLTRGGALVSVGLPHPDQTITTSALQFAGTGRRLLGCYMGDSVPSRDIPLYLDLWRAGTLPVELLHTDTRPLTDLNESLDALAEGRVVRRLFTME; encoded by the coding sequence ATGACGACAGCAACGATGCTCAGCACCATCCTTCGTGACGCCGGTTCGACCAGGCCGTACGCCCAGAGCGCTCCGCTTACCTTCGAACAGATACCGGTCCCCGCGCCCCGGGCCGGGGAACTACTCGTGAAGATTGAACGCGCGAGTCTCTGCCATTCCGACCTCTCGGTCATCGATGGGTCTCGCATCCGCCCGTTGCCGATGGCTCTTGGGCATGAGGCGGCCGGGATTGTGACCGGCATTGGCGCCGGAGTCACGGACGTTGCGGTGGGCGACCACGTTGTGCTCGTGTTTGTTCCGAGCTGCGGCGACTGTCGTTCCTGCCGCGCGGGACGCCCTGCACTCTGTCATCGTGGCGCTCTGGTCAACGGCACCGGTGACCTGCTGCACGGTGACGCGGTGCTGCGCTCCGGTTCGGGGGACAGAGTGAGCCACCACCTGGGCGTCTCCGCTTTTTCGCAGTACGCAGTGGTCGCGCGGGAATCGGCGGTCGTGATTGCCGCCGATGTGCCGTTCGACGTGGCGGCCATGTTCGGGTGCGCGGCGCTCACCGGCATTGGCGCGGTTCTCAACACCGGCGCGCTCACGGAAGGGCAGTCGGTGATCGTCTTTGGCCTCGGTGCTGTTGGTCTGATGGCCGTCATGGCCGCGGCTCAGGTAGCCGGCACCACCGTGATTGCCATCGACCCGCTGCCCGAGAAGCAGGCGCTGGCGCTTCGGTGCGGCGCCACCTGGGCCGGAGCTCCGGAGCACGCGGTGAGTCTGGTCGCCGAGCATGCCGGGGACGGCGTGGACCTTGCTATTGAGGCGGTCGGAAACTCCCGAGTCACGGAGGCCTGCCTCGGACTGCTCACCCGTGGCGGTGCTCTCGTGTCGGTGGGCCTGCCCCACCCCGATCAGACCATCACGACCTCTGCCCTGCAGTTTGCCGGCACGGGGCGACGTCTTCTGGGCTGCTACATGGGTGACTCGGTTCCCAGCCGCGATATTCCGCTGTACCTGGACCTCTGGCGGGCGGGAACCCTGCCGGTGGAACTGTTGCATACCGACACCCGTCCCCTGACCGACCTCAATGAGAGCCTCGACGCTCTGGCCGAGGGGCGCGTCGTGCGGCGTCTGTTCACCATGGAGTAG
- a CDS encoding GAF domain-containing protein → MKFDSRVVQLFLNQEQNTNYANSVASLEHHENLDKVLSRMVSFACRLAKAKYGALAVADSDGSLIRFISVGMDAETEEAIGVRPHGRGVIGMLVRNPQTRRINNVAASPEFEGFPPHHPPISTLMSFPVAIRDVPFGTLFVAEKLGGDDFSAEDEDLVGALARETGVSVENALLFDDAQRRTHWLRACAELARDLLEPSSSGAGGGVALQAVAERARRESGADFASIGLPTPDLSHVYFAAASGAGADTMLRQLVELHPQVLAHLRSSGEHLALPSLTDVLVPSTMVDSTQLSIFGTTLITPLGPPADARGLLILSRTAGRGAFNPTDMEMVDVFGSYVTLALELAGIHRLRQRRAVLGDRDRIAMNLHDRIMQRIFATGLSLQSLRRFTENPAALELISAITKELDATLHELRDTIYELQNLSAEQSSVHSRILAAIRKSTNAIPITSSIHLVGLTDESIDEALLDDILAVISEGVSNVARHSGATSVEASVKIERGRITVLIADNGHGITDTVRHSGLDNLRKRAQNYHGRFSVTSKPDRGTRLLWSAPITSPVTSPVSSPVSVPSPGIPDQDMPAT, encoded by the coding sequence GTGAAGTTTGACTCACGTGTCGTTCAGCTCTTCCTCAATCAGGAACAGAACACAAATTACGCTAATTCCGTCGCTTCCCTCGAGCACCACGAGAATCTCGACAAGGTCCTCAGCCGAATGGTCTCGTTTGCCTGTCGCCTCGCCAAAGCGAAATATGGCGCGCTGGCCGTCGCTGACAGCGACGGATCCCTCATTCGCTTCATCTCCGTTGGGATGGATGCTGAAACGGAGGAAGCGATCGGTGTGCGTCCCCACGGGCGAGGAGTAATCGGCATGCTCGTGCGGAATCCACAAACACGACGCATCAACAATGTTGCCGCATCCCCCGAATTTGAAGGGTTTCCGCCTCACCACCCACCTATCTCAACGCTGATGAGCTTTCCCGTCGCCATTCGAGACGTGCCCTTCGGAACTCTGTTCGTGGCGGAGAAGCTCGGTGGAGACGATTTCAGCGCCGAGGACGAGGACCTCGTGGGCGCTCTGGCGAGAGAAACAGGAGTGTCAGTCGAAAACGCCCTCCTGTTTGATGACGCCCAGCGTCGAACGCACTGGTTGAGAGCCTGTGCGGAGTTGGCGCGAGATCTGCTCGAGCCCTCCTCCAGCGGGGCCGGTGGCGGTGTCGCTTTGCAGGCTGTGGCCGAACGAGCCCGACGGGAGTCAGGGGCCGACTTTGCGTCGATCGGCTTACCGACGCCTGACCTCAGCCACGTCTACTTTGCCGCAGCATCGGGTGCGGGTGCGGACACCATGCTGCGACAGCTCGTCGAGCTCCACCCCCAGGTTCTCGCCCATCTTCGGTCCTCTGGTGAGCATCTGGCCCTGCCCTCACTGACCGACGTGCTGGTGCCGTCCACAATGGTCGATTCAACCCAACTGTCGATTTTCGGAACGACCCTGATTACGCCGCTCGGACCCCCGGCAGACGCACGAGGTCTCCTCATCCTCTCCCGCACCGCGGGACGCGGCGCTTTCAACCCGACCGACATGGAAATGGTGGACGTCTTCGGCTCGTATGTGACGCTTGCTCTCGAACTTGCCGGAATTCATCGTCTGCGTCAGCGTCGGGCAGTGCTGGGCGACCGAGACAGAATCGCCATGAACCTGCACGACCGGATCATGCAACGGATCTTCGCCACCGGCCTGAGCCTTCAGAGTCTCAGACGGTTCACCGAAAATCCGGCTGCTCTCGAGCTCATCTCCGCGATCACGAAGGAACTCGATGCAACCCTCCACGAACTTCGAGACACGATTTACGAACTACAAAACCTGTCCGCCGAACAGTCAAGCGTCCACAGCCGAATCTTGGCCGCGATTCGGAAGTCCACAAACGCAATTCCCATCACGTCCAGCATCCACTTGGTTGGTCTCACCGATGAGTCCATCGACGAGGCACTCTTGGATGACATTCTGGCGGTTATTTCCGAAGGTGTGAGCAACGTGGCGCGTCATTCGGGCGCCACATCAGTAGAGGCCTCGGTTAAGATCGAACGCGGTCGAATTACGGTGCTCATCGCAGATAATGGTCATGGAATCACCGACACCGTGCGACACAGCGGGCTGGACAACCTGCGAAAACGGGCCCAGAACTATCACGGACGATTCAGCGTAACGAGCAAACCAGATCGTGGGACGCGTTTGCTTTGGTCGGCTCCGATTACGTCGCCGGTCACGTCGCCGGTCTCCTCGCCGGTCTCGGTGCCTTCCCCGGGGATTCCGGATCAGGATATGCCTGCGACGTAA
- a CDS encoding response regulator transcription factor, which produces MNTPDESLTPHTRVFILDDHELVRRGLRDLLEREGFEVVGASGSAVEATSRIIDLHPDVSILDGRLPDGTGIEVCRDVRSIDPTLQCLILTSYDDEKAVRGAVLAGAAGYLLKEIGSTDLLEDIRRAAAGESLFSDRDRSKILEGLVDPVARDNRMVPLTGQEERCLALIGEGYSNRQIAEAMFLSEKTVKNYVSSLLGKLGFQRRTQAAVFVTSQAYPDPESPGKAPRPARRPAT; this is translated from the coding sequence ATGAACACTCCCGACGAGTCACTGACCCCACATACCCGTGTCTTTATTCTGGATGACCACGAGCTGGTGAGACGGGGCCTCCGGGATCTCCTGGAACGTGAGGGATTTGAGGTCGTCGGTGCGAGCGGTTCCGCCGTGGAAGCCACGAGCCGCATCATTGACCTTCATCCCGATGTGTCGATTCTCGACGGCCGCCTTCCCGACGGGACGGGCATCGAGGTGTGCCGCGATGTGCGCAGCATCGATCCCACGCTTCAGTGCCTCATCCTGACAAGCTACGACGACGAAAAAGCAGTCCGTGGCGCCGTCCTGGCCGGAGCAGCGGGGTACCTGCTGAAAGAAATCGGCAGCACCGATCTGCTCGAAGACATACGCCGAGCGGCCGCGGGGGAGTCGCTTTTTTCCGACCGCGATCGGTCGAAGATTCTTGAGGGCCTCGTGGATCCTGTCGCCCGAGACAACCGAATGGTGCCGTTGACGGGTCAGGAAGAGCGGTGTCTTGCCCTGATCGGAGAGGGGTATTCGAATCGGCAGATCGCCGAGGCCATGTTCCTGTCCGAGAAAACGGTGAAGAACTACGTGTCGTCCCTCCTGGGCAAGCTGGGCTTCCAGCGTCGCACTCAAGCCGCCGTCTTCGTTACGTCGCAGGCATATCCTGATCCGGAATCCCCGGGGAAGGCACCGAGACCGGCGAGGAGACCGGCGACGTGA
- a CDS encoding IS1380 family transposase yields MQLFHSSSRLSATFDDTNLVSAAGLVPAMALAVKTGLSDLADAWLTLPGYFGANSGLKVTALVAGMLAGADSIDDMALLRHGGMKKLFVGTYAPSTLGSFLRSFTFGHVRQLDAVAWRWLVNVAAHTPIVAGIDDYALVDIDDTIKEVHGYQKQGSGYGYSGVRGLNALIGIVSTPQAAPIIVGSRLRKGAAGSPRGAGKFVGDVLATVKRLRSQTATGLVLLRADSAFYGHAVVAAAHRAGAKVSITARMDPAVKRAIGTITDDQWTTINYTDAIRDEATGAWISSAEVAEVVFTAFSSRKKAERIVGRLVVRRIPELNQKATEGQPTLFDTHRFHAFFTTSDLDTVTADQTHRQHAIIEQINADLKDSALAHLPSGVFTANAAWLVLATIAFNLSRAVGSLAGSDLGKARSGTIRRKLISIPARISTSARRITLHLPANWPWKPGWTTAFAAACGPPQTATT; encoded by the coding sequence ATGCAACTTTTCCACAGTTCCAGCCGCTTGTCAGCCACCTTCGATGACACGAATCTCGTGTCGGCCGCGGGGCTTGTCCCCGCGATGGCGTTGGCGGTGAAAACCGGGCTCAGCGACCTCGCCGATGCATGGCTGACCTTGCCGGGGTACTTCGGCGCGAACTCGGGGTTGAAAGTCACCGCGTTGGTCGCGGGGATGCTCGCTGGTGCCGATTCGATCGATGACATGGCGTTGCTGCGGCACGGCGGTATGAAGAAACTCTTCGTCGGGACGTATGCCCCGTCGACGTTGGGGTCGTTCCTGCGGTCGTTCACGTTTGGTCACGTCCGGCAGCTGGACGCCGTCGCCTGGCGGTGGCTGGTCAACGTCGCCGCACACACCCCGATCGTGGCGGGCATCGACGACTATGCCCTTGTGGACATCGACGACACGATCAAGGAAGTCCACGGATATCAGAAGCAAGGCTCCGGTTACGGCTACTCCGGAGTGCGCGGCTTGAACGCTCTGATCGGCATCGTCTCCACACCCCAGGCGGCACCGATCATCGTCGGCTCCCGGCTGCGGAAAGGCGCGGCAGGTTCCCCGCGCGGCGCGGGAAAGTTCGTCGGGGATGTCCTCGCCACCGTGAAACGCCTCCGCAGCCAGACGGCCACCGGCCTCGTGCTGCTGCGCGCGGACAGCGCGTTCTATGGGCACGCGGTCGTCGCCGCCGCGCACCGGGCTGGCGCAAAAGTGTCCATCACGGCACGCATGGACCCGGCCGTTAAGCGCGCCATCGGCACGATCACCGATGACCAATGGACGACCATCAACTACACCGATGCGATCCGGGACGAGGCCACCGGCGCGTGGATATCGTCCGCCGAGGTCGCGGAAGTCGTGTTCACCGCGTTCAGCTCGCGCAAGAAGGCCGAACGCATCGTGGGGCGCCTGGTCGTGCGCCGGATCCCGGAACTGAATCAGAAGGCGACCGAAGGGCAGCCGACCCTGTTTGACACGCATCGGTTTCATGCGTTCTTCACCACCAGCGACCTGGACACTGTCACCGCGGACCAGACCCACCGGCAGCACGCCATCATCGAGCAGATTAACGCCGACCTTAAGGACAGCGCGCTGGCGCACCTGCCATCAGGTGTGTTCACGGCCAACGCGGCCTGGCTCGTGCTGGCCACGATCGCCTTCAACCTTTCGCGCGCCGTTGGTTCGCTGGCCGGCAGCGATCTCGGCAAGGCACGCAGCGGCACCATTCGTCGCAAACTCATCAGCATCCCCGCCCGCATCTCCACCTCGGCACGCAGGATCACCCTGCACCTCCCCGCCAACTGGCCATGGAAACCCGGATGGACGACCGCGTTCGCGGCGGCCTGCGGCCCGCCGCAAACCGCCACCACCTAA
- a CDS encoding nitroreductase family deazaflavin-dependent oxidoreductase, whose protein sequence is MTIRTELTDLGMRAMNGIHRSILRLSGGRLGWTIGTMPAVELHTTGRTSGERRSTMLTAPVHGEGRYVLVASKGGDDRQPNWYLNLVAEPNVELTIKDDTLLMRARTATPQEKAELWPRITAAYPGYRAYQQKTSRDIPVVICEPR, encoded by the coding sequence ATGACGATTCGCACGGAGCTCACAGACCTCGGTATGCGCGCGATGAACGGCATCCACCGCAGCATTCTGCGGCTGTCCGGTGGGCGTCTGGGCTGGACCATTGGGACGATGCCTGCTGTGGAGCTACACACCACGGGCCGCACAAGCGGCGAGCGCCGTTCGACGATGCTGACCGCTCCCGTTCACGGAGAGGGCCGGTACGTGCTCGTGGCGTCCAAGGGCGGGGACGACCGGCAGCCCAACTGGTACCTCAACCTCGTGGCAGAGCCCAACGTTGAGCTCACCATCAAGGACGACACGCTTCTGATGCGGGCACGCACGGCCACCCCGCAAGAGAAGGCCGAATTGTGGCCACGAATCACGGCCGCTTACCCGGGCTATCGCGCATATCAGCAGAAGACGAGCCGGGATATTCCGGTTGTCATCTGCGAGCCGCGCTGA